From the genome of Amphiura filiformis unplaced genomic scaffold, Afil_fr2py scaffold_21, whole genome shotgun sequence, one region includes:
- the LOC140143402 gene encoding retinol dehydrogenase 11-like yields the protein MLRRILAPFFLLILYAGYYFNGGFYRQYCDLITATLHGKTAIITGGNAGIGKETAIDFAHRGARVIIGCRNPKKATEAVKEIQRRSLSSNVVYIPLELSDQDSVREFAKTILKQESRIDYLINNAGIGKSAKGHRTKEGYNMVFAVNHFGHFLLTMLLLDRVKKCAPSRIVNVSSIAYTFVKEGDLYFTPKDAEGKNIEYARSKLANVLFTKEFARQLEGSGVTTYSLHPGAIKSSIIEKVKATNQLSRIKYWFYKGFLWLMGSDERAGAQTTIYCALEESITHLSGRYFDNCRVAKESKLFHDDGLAKKLWDVSCQATGL from the exons ATGCTTAGGCGTATTCTTGCTCCTTTTTTTCTACTTATCTTATATGCGGGGTACTATTTTAATGGCGGATTTTATCGGCAATATTGTGATCTCATAACTGCGACTTTACACGGAAAAACTGCGATTATCACAG GTGGAAATGCCGGAATTGGCAAAGAAACTGCCATTGATTTTGCACATCGTGGAGCACGAGTTATTATTGGCTGCAGAAATCCAAAGAAAGCCACAGAGGCAGTCAAG GAAATTCAAAGACGCTCTTTAAGCAGCAATGTAGTATATATTCCACTAGAACTCTCCGATCAAGATTCCGTCCGCGAATTTGCCAAAACTATTTTGAAACAAGAATCACGAATTGATTATCTAATCAATAATGCAG GTATCGGCAAATCAGCCAAGGGTCACCGCACGAAAGAAGGCTACAATATGGTTTTTGCTGTGAATCACTTTGGACACTTTCTGCTTACTATGTTATTATTGGACCGAGTCAAAAAATGCGCACCTAGTCGTATTGTTAATGTCTCATCCATTGCTTATACCTTCGTGAAAGAAGGAGATTTATATTTTACGCCAAAAGACGCAGAAGGTAAGAATATCG AATACGCGAGAAGTAAACTGGCTAACGTATTATTTACCAAAGAGTTTGCGCGACAACTTGAAGGATCTGGTGTCACTACATATTCGTTACATCCAGGTGCTATAAAGTCTAGTATTATTGAGAAGGTAAAGGCGACTAACCAGCTTTCCCGAATAAAGTACTGGTTCTACAAAGGTTTCTTGTG GCTGATGGGAAGTGATGAGAGAGCCGGAGCACAGACGACCATTTACTGCGCTCTTGAGGAGTCTATAACGCACCTTTCAGGGCGTTATTTTGACAATTGTCGTGTAGCTAAGGAGTCCAAATTGTTTCATGACGACGGATTGGCAAAGAAATTATGGGATGTTAGTTGCCAAGCAACTGGTCTTTGA
- the LOC140143404 gene encoding retinol dehydrogenase 11-like codes for MSLGSIILTCLGALLLLFVLYILFARYYFNGGFYRRYCDHITTTLHGKTAIITGGNAGIGKETAIDFARRGARVIIGCRNPKKATEAIKVIQRRSGSSNVVYIPLELSDQDSVREFAKTILKQESRIDYLINNAGIGKSTKGHRTKEGYNMVFAVNHFGHFLLTMLLLDRLKESAPSRIVNVSSINHTRVKEGDLYFTPKDAEGRIYPGLREYDRSKLANVLFTKELARQLEGSGVTTYSLHPGAIRTSIVDTIKETTQMSLSMYWFIIVFFWLMGSDERAGAQTTIYCALEESITHLSGCYFDNCHVAKGNKLADDNGLAKKLWDVSCQATGL; via the exons ATGTCTCTCGGGTCCATTATACTAACATGCTTAGGTGCATTATTGCTCCTTTTTGTTCTATATATCTTATTTGCTAGGTACTATTTTAATGGCGGATTTTATCGGCGATATTGTGACCACATAACTACGACTTTACACGGAAAAACTGCTATTATCACAG GTGGAAATGCCGGAATTGGCAAAGAAACTGCCATTGATTTTGCACGTCGTGGAGCACGAGTTATTATCGGCTGCAGAAATCCTAAGAAGGCCACAGAGGCAATCAAG GTAATTCAAAGACGCTCTGGAAGCAGCAATGTAGTTTATATTCCACTGGAACTATCCGATCAAGATTCTGTTCGGGAATTTGCTAAAACTATTTTGAAGCAAGAATCAAGAATTGATTATCTAATCAACAATGCAG GTATCGGCAAATCAACCAAGGGTCACCGCACCAAAGAAGGCTATAATATGGTTTTTGCCGTGAATCACTTTGGACACTTTCTGCTTACTATGTTATTATTGGACAGACTCAAAGAAAGCGCACCTAGTCGTATTGTTAATGTCTCATCCATTAATCATACACGCGTGAAAGAAGGAGATCTATATTTTACGCCAAAAGACGCAGAAG GTCGAATATATCCCGGTCTACGAGAGTACGACAGAAGTAAACTGGCTAACGTCTTATTTACCAAAGAACTTGCGCGACAACTTGAAGGATCTGGTGTCACTACATATTCGTTACATCCAGGTGCTATAAGGACCAGTATTGTTGACACGATAAAGGAGACTACCCAGATGTCCCTATCAATGTATTGGTTTATCATAGTCTTCTTTTG GCTTATGGGAAGTGATGAGAGAGCCGGAGCACAAACGACCATTTACTGCGCTCTTGAGGAGTCTATAACGCACCTTTCAGGGTGTTattttgacaattgtcatgtcgCTAAGGGGAACAAATTGGCTGATGACAACGGATTGGCTAAGAAATTATGGGATGTTAGTTGCCAAGCAACTGGTCTTTGA